A region from the Candidatus Electrothrix scaldis genome encodes:
- a CDS encoding methyl-accepting chemotaxis protein, with protein MAQKAKKKKMLKFKELLPGGQTIRNKLLFWLLIISLVPMAVIGFVSYKYSSSSLQRQSFEQLETTLAFQYQALQRYFDEQARKLENISGNMRAFQEEAYTKLTAVRSLQKKQVTSYFKMRFEDVQMFGQSPQQQETFSELLKQPTLEPKADFVEFVEDWLSKRDFYSLTLLNQDGNVVFSTDRNIERGATIQEGTAEWEAVQKGMLETRFIDYRLSSYFTLKHVAYFSTPMFSADQPPGLLLFRLQDNALDSIMKDTIGLGETGETYMVGMDGMFRSNSRHFDEPTIANPSFLVDTESIVYALAGEDGEATVVNYRGENVLSAYTAVSLYGATWVLMVEIDQGEAVIPRVEEGEADLLTQLAQTYNFSDLYLVSTDGYIFASAQQKKDYLTNILTGPYSDSMFNKVVQEVAETKEMAISDYAFYEPAGGEAEAFMAVPVMNRDAISMIVVLQISNAPINEIMSIRQSFEKESGQVALKDDAELNNIATYLIGPDKLWRSEASDAKKYQVSSTLLNPKAKVDTEPVQQALAGKSDTKITTNSLGEKVLTSWAPVRYKGLKWALISEVPEEVVARPVLQLLKIVGLLAVVAAAAVIMVSLRVAGGVTEQVDEIMQGIAKVEKGEYGEQVKVTSEDELGRMAASFNQMTTTIQDLTESRQKEHDELQDSIIRLLEEITELADGDLSIRATVTEDVIGTLADSLNLMLEELGMAFERIKQSAEQVGSTANILSASTGELAGQNNNQATMINDAVQEINLLTKAIRDAADQANQSASFSRESSQVAVEGAKAVRETSHAMEAIRGNVQNTARSIKRLGESSQEISDFARTINEISDRTSILALNASIQAAAAGEEGRGFAVVAEEIQRLAERAAVSTRQIETLIKNILGEITEAGISMDASIQEVVQGTKLSQNALARLDEITNRSNEVFELIQGVASSAQQQADTTAILATSMGEIGTISLETAEEAMGASVSMQEMAVMGEDMLQAVATFKLKSEAQADDAADVLEAEAFDA; from the coding sequence ATGGCACAGAAGGCTAAGAAAAAAAAGATGTTGAAGTTTAAGGAGCTGCTTCCCGGCGGTCAAACAATTCGAAATAAGCTGCTTTTTTGGCTTCTGATTATCTCATTGGTGCCGATGGCGGTTATTGGTTTTGTTAGTTATAAATACTCTTCATCCTCATTACAGCGCCAGTCTTTTGAGCAGTTGGAGACGACGCTGGCCTTCCAGTATCAGGCTTTGCAGCGGTATTTTGATGAGCAAGCGAGAAAACTGGAGAATATCTCTGGTAATATGCGAGCATTCCAGGAAGAGGCGTATACAAAGCTGACAGCTGTTCGGTCGCTGCAAAAGAAACAGGTTACATCCTATTTTAAGATGCGCTTTGAAGACGTACAGATGTTCGGTCAAAGCCCGCAACAGCAAGAGACCTTTAGTGAGCTTTTAAAACAGCCGACTCTTGAACCAAAGGCAGACTTTGTGGAGTTTGTGGAAGACTGGCTCTCAAAACGAGACTTTTATTCGTTGACCCTGCTTAATCAGGATGGGAATGTTGTTTTTTCAACAGATAGGAACATTGAGCGTGGTGCCACAATTCAGGAGGGTACCGCTGAGTGGGAAGCTGTCCAGAAAGGTATGCTGGAAACTCGTTTTATAGATTATCGCCTTTCTTCTTATTTTACCCTGAAGCATGTTGCGTATTTCTCTACCCCCATGTTCAGTGCAGATCAACCTCCTGGCCTCTTACTCTTTCGTCTTCAGGATAATGCCTTGGATAGTATTATGAAAGATACTATTGGACTGGGTGAGACGGGTGAGACTTATATGGTGGGTATGGACGGTATGTTTCGTTCTAACTCTCGCCACTTTGATGAGCCGACAATTGCCAACCCTTCCTTTCTGGTGGATACAGAAAGTATTGTTTATGCGTTGGCTGGAGAGGATGGAGAGGCGACGGTTGTCAACTATCGCGGTGAAAATGTGCTGTCAGCTTATACAGCGGTTAGTCTCTATGGGGCGACTTGGGTTCTCATGGTTGAGATTGACCAGGGGGAGGCGGTTATTCCCCGGGTTGAAGAGGGGGAGGCAGATCTCCTCACCCAGCTTGCGCAAACCTATAACTTTTCCGACCTCTACCTTGTTTCTACTGATGGCTATATTTTTGCATCAGCCCAACAAAAAAAGGATTATCTGACCAACATTTTGACGGGGCCATATTCCGACTCCATGTTTAATAAGGTTGTTCAGGAAGTTGCTGAAACCAAGGAAATGGCGATCAGTGACTATGCCTTTTATGAGCCTGCTGGAGGTGAAGCAGAGGCCTTTATGGCTGTTCCGGTAATGAACCGGGATGCAATTTCTATGATTGTTGTTTTGCAGATCTCCAACGCACCAATTAATGAGATCATGAGTATTCGTCAGAGTTTTGAAAAGGAATCTGGTCAAGTTGCTTTGAAAGACGATGCTGAGCTGAATAATATCGCTACCTATTTGATTGGCCCAGATAAATTGTGGCGTTCCGAGGCAAGCGACGCAAAAAAATATCAAGTGAGCTCTACTTTGTTGAATCCTAAAGCTAAAGTAGATACAGAGCCTGTTCAACAGGCTCTTGCGGGTAAGAGTGACACTAAAATTACCACAAATAGTCTGGGTGAAAAGGTTTTGACCTCTTGGGCACCGGTTCGATATAAGGGCCTTAAATGGGCGCTTATCAGTGAGGTTCCTGAGGAAGTGGTTGCCCGACCTGTTCTTCAGTTGCTCAAAATCGTAGGATTGTTGGCTGTTGTCGCAGCAGCAGCAGTTATCATGGTCAGTTTGCGGGTTGCTGGTGGTGTGACTGAGCAGGTTGACGAGATTATGCAGGGTATTGCCAAAGTTGAGAAAGGTGAATACGGCGAGCAGGTTAAGGTGACCAGTGAGGACGAGCTCGGTCGAATGGCTGCTTCCTTTAACCAGATGACAACAACTATTCAGGATCTTACCGAATCCAGGCAGAAGGAGCATGATGAGCTCCAGGATTCTATTATTCGCCTGCTTGAGGAAATTACCGAGCTGGCAGACGGTGACTTGAGTATTCGTGCTACGGTTACCGAGGACGTTATCGGTACCCTGGCTGATTCCTTGAACTTGATGCTTGAGGAGCTTGGAATGGCGTTTGAGCGTATTAAACAATCTGCGGAGCAGGTTGGTTCTACAGCGAATATTCTGAGTGCATCAACAGGAGAGCTTGCTGGTCAGAATAATAATCAGGCAACTATGATTAATGACGCTGTACAGGAAATTAATCTCTTGACCAAGGCCATTAGGGATGCCGCAGACCAGGCAAACCAGTCAGCAAGCTTCTCCAGAGAGTCCAGTCAGGTTGCTGTTGAGGGTGCGAAAGCCGTACGCGAAACCAGCCACGCAATGGAGGCTATTCGAGGTAACGTGCAAAATACAGCCCGCTCTATTAAGCGCCTTGGCGAGAGTTCCCAAGAGATCAGCGACTTCGCTCGGACCATTAATGAGATTTCCGACCGTACTTCCATCCTGGCCCTGAATGCCTCTATTCAGGCGGCAGCAGCTGGTGAGGAAGGACGCGGTTTTGCGGTTGTTGCTGAGGAAATTCAACGTCTTGCTGAGCGTGCCGCTGTTTCAACCCGACAGATTGAAACATTGATTAAGAACATTCTTGGCGAGATTACAGAGGCTGGTATCAGCATGGATGCCAGTATTCAGGAAGTGGTTCAAGGAACCAAGCTTTCTCAAAATGCTCTTGCCCGTCTGGATGAAATTACCAATCGTTCCAATGAGGTTTTTGAGTTGATTCAGGGTGTTGCTTCTTCTGCGCAGCAGCAGGCAGATACAACAGCTATTCTGGCTACATCAATGGGCGAGATTGGAACAATCAGTTTGGAAACAGCAGAAGAAGCGATGGGCGCTTCTGTTTCCATGCAGGAAATGGCCGTTATGGGCGAAGACATGCTCCAAGCTGTTGCTACCTTTAAGCTGAAGTCTGAAGCGCAGGCTGATGATGCAGCTGATGTCCTGGAGGCTGAGGCCTTTGATGCCTAA
- a CDS encoding ABC transporter substrate-binding protein, with product MKKNRWNILWGCCLCLATALPGQSEAAVKLGQSCALTGATAQLGQEMNKGAMAYFTAHAAGEIELLVEDDGYEPIRCEENTENFLSNGVDALFGYVGTPTAKVAVALSTKNNAIFFAPLTGANFLSDTEKNPFSFAVRSSYEAEIEGMIRHLKEDLGITRIGLFVQRDAFGMDGTRAAVQAQEKIGGIEIVPPVPKLPGAESSMDEQNAFWKSVPNYRRNTVSVGEAVRQVRGQAVEAIILIGTGRACSLAISQWHKMGFNVPMLSISSVGSYSLAERVKGTENVYISQVMPDPWDSSLPLVKQYQQDMGAAEYGFYSLEGYLSAKVFHQALQRVQGDVTPASLKEAIESMSKYDAGGITLSFGKDDHRGMDSIYLTKIDRTDKDIKFTVVDTLSPIKK from the coding sequence ATGAAAAAAAACAGATGGAATATTCTGTGGGGCTGCTGCCTCTGTCTCGCTACAGCTTTACCCGGACAAAGTGAGGCAGCTGTGAAACTCGGCCAATCCTGCGCATTGACAGGGGCCACTGCACAGCTTGGGCAAGAAATGAATAAAGGCGCAATGGCCTACTTTACAGCACATGCTGCTGGTGAGATTGAGTTGCTCGTGGAAGATGACGGGTATGAACCAATACGCTGCGAGGAGAACACCGAAAACTTTTTGAGTAATGGGGTTGATGCGCTGTTTGGTTATGTGGGAACACCTACAGCAAAAGTTGCTGTAGCCTTGTCAACAAAAAATAATGCCATATTTTTTGCTCCTCTTACAGGAGCCAACTTCCTGAGCGATACTGAGAAAAACCCCTTTTCTTTTGCAGTACGATCAAGCTATGAAGCTGAAATCGAAGGCATGATTCGGCACTTAAAAGAGGATTTGGGGATCACACGGATTGGGCTTTTTGTCCAGCGTGATGCCTTTGGTATGGATGGAACCCGAGCTGCTGTCCAAGCGCAAGAAAAGATCGGAGGAATTGAGATTGTACCACCTGTGCCTAAATTACCGGGTGCAGAAAGCTCTATGGATGAACAGAATGCGTTCTGGAAAAGCGTGCCGAATTACCGGAGAAATACAGTTTCCGTTGGAGAGGCTGTACGTCAAGTCAGAGGTCAGGCTGTTGAGGCTATTATTCTTATAGGTACTGGCAGGGCTTGTTCCCTTGCCATTAGTCAATGGCATAAGATGGGGTTCAACGTTCCCATGCTCAGCATCTCTTCAGTCGGGTCTTATTCTTTGGCCGAACGAGTGAAAGGAACGGAGAATGTTTATATTAGTCAGGTTATGCCGGATCCCTGGGATAGCTCCCTTCCTCTGGTGAAGCAATATCAGCAAGATATGGGTGCCGCAGAATACGGTTTTTATAGCTTGGAGGGATATTTAAGCGCTAAAGTTTTTCATCAGGCTTTACAAAGAGTGCAAGGGGATGTGACTCCAGCAAGCTTAAAGGAAGCTATAGAGTCTATGTCAAAATATGATGCTGGGGGGATTACTCTTTCTTTTGGCAAAGACGATCATCGAGGTATGGATTCAATTTATCTGACAAAGATCGATAGAACGGATAAGGATATAAAGTTCACGGTTGTTGATACATTATCACCTATAAAGAAGTAA
- the nagZ gene encoding beta-N-acetylhexosaminidase, which yields MSCSLTLSRMFLVGFDGDALEQGHWLRKALKSSPPAGVILFDRNIDGSVQNFCSPQQLKELTTALEKISNGPLLIAVDQEGGRVCRLKEQNGFLPTKTAADLGLQDPGEATFPAAEAIAAELAECGINLNLAPVADVNLNPDNPIIAQYERSFAADPDTVAAHCQAFIQAHHKYGVACCLKHFPGHGSASGDSHLGFVDISKDWQEEELRPYKKMIGQGIVDAIMTAHVVHYGLDPSGLPATLSPLMIDSMLRETLGYNGVVITDDLQMKAIASHYGFQEAVQRAVLAGTDLLIVGNNLERNPDALELGVQAVQELLDQGKVSEERILASLRRIDLLLQFVTRREKL from the coding sequence ATGAGCTGTTCTTTAACATTGAGCCGGATGTTTCTTGTTGGATTTGATGGCGATGCGCTTGAGCAAGGGCATTGGCTGAGAAAAGCCCTGAAGAGTTCTCCACCGGCTGGTGTTATTCTCTTTGATCGAAATATTGATGGCAGTGTGCAGAATTTCTGCTCACCGCAACAACTCAAGGAATTAACGACGGCGCTGGAAAAAATATCAAATGGCCCTTTGCTGATTGCTGTGGATCAGGAGGGAGGGAGGGTTTGCAGGCTCAAGGAACAGAACGGTTTTTTGCCGACAAAAACAGCGGCTGATCTTGGGTTACAGGATCCTGGAGAAGCAACTTTTCCGGCAGCTGAGGCCATAGCCGCAGAGCTGGCTGAATGCGGCATTAACCTGAATTTGGCCCCGGTTGCGGATGTTAATCTGAATCCTGACAATCCAATCATTGCTCAATATGAGCGCAGTTTTGCCGCAGATCCAGATACTGTTGCTGCCCATTGTCAGGCTTTTATTCAGGCGCATCATAAATACGGTGTAGCCTGCTGCTTGAAGCATTTTCCTGGACATGGCAGTGCTTCTGGAGATTCACACCTTGGTTTTGTTGATATCAGCAAGGACTGGCAGGAAGAGGAACTGAGGCCTTATAAAAAGATGATAGGGCAGGGTATTGTTGATGCCATTATGACGGCACATGTGGTGCATTACGGGCTGGACCCGTCAGGGCTGCCAGCTACCTTGTCACCTCTTATGATTGACAGTATGCTTCGCGAAACCTTGGGCTATAATGGCGTTGTCATAACAGATGACTTGCAGATGAAGGCTATAGCTTCGCATTACGGTTTTCAGGAGGCTGTTCAGCGTGCAGTGCTTGCCGGAACAGACCTCCTGATTGTGGGGAATAATTTAGAGCGTAACCCTGATGCACTTGAGCTGGGTGTACAGGCTGTTCAGGAACTCCTGGACCAGGGCAAGGTCAGTGAGGAACGCATTCTTGCCTCATTGCGGCGCATTGATCTCCTGCTCCAATTCGTCACTCGGCGAGAGAAGCTCTAA